The genome window CCGAAGAAAACGGTCGTGACCTCGCAGGAAGCCTCCCCGTCCTTTTTCCCCTCTTTTCGCAATTCCTCGCCGCATACACGTATTTCTTCACACAGGAGGTCCACATATTCTGCTCTTTGGGCCGCTGTCGACGGCGCAGATAAAAAATCGCAATACGCACACTTTTTTACACAAAAGGGAATGTGAATGTAAAGTTCTAACGGTTTCCTCATATTTTTTCCTTTCTCACCAGTCTCTTATCCTGCAACTGCCAGGTGGCGCCTTACAGCACGCTGCAAGAGATTTAATCTACGCTCCTCTGCGGGAATAAAAACGGGGACAGCCCTGTCTTAGAAACTATCCCCTCTTATTTCAAATCAATTAGGTATTCCTCTGCTTACCTTCTATTTGTCATCTAGCTTGAGCACGCTCATGAACGCTTTCTGCGGTATCTCCACGCTGCCCACCTGGCGCATTCGCTTCTTGCCTTCCTTCTGCTTCTCCAGCAGCTTCTTCTTACGCGTGATATCGCCGCCGTAGCATTTTGCAAGCACGTCTTTGCGCAGTGCCTTTACGGTCTCCCGGGCGATGATCTTGCTTCCGATGGCCGCCTGGATCGGAATCTCAAAGAGCTGCCTCGGGATCTCTTCTTTTAGCTTTTCACACATCTTGCGTCCGCGCTCATACGCACTTCCCGCAAATACGATGAAGGAAAGAGCGTCCACCTCTTCTCTGTTGATCAGGATATCCAGCTTCACAAGCTCAGAGCGCTCGTAGCCAAGCAGCTCATAGTCAAAGGAAGCATACCCCCGGGATCTGGATTTCAGCGCGTCAAAGAAATCATAAATGATCTCGTTGAGCGGCAGATGATACCGGAGCACTGCCCGAGTTTCTTCTATATATTCCATTCCCTGATAGATTCCGCGCCTCTCCTGGCACAGATCCATGATTGCGCCGATGAACTCTGACGTCACCATGATCTCCGCTTTTACAAGCGGCTCCTCCATGTATTCAATCTCAGCGGGATCCGGCAGGTTGGAGGGATTGGTCAGTTCGATCACCTCTCCATTTGTTTTATGCACCTTATAAATAACTCCCGGCGCCGTCGTCACCAGATCGAGGTTGTACTCCCGCTCCAGTCTCTCCTGAATGATTTCCAGATGAAGAAGTCCCAAAAATCCACATCTGAATCCGAAGCCAAGCGCAAGCGAGGTCTCCGGCTCAAACTGAAGGGCGGCATCGTTTAACTGCAACTTCTCCAGCGCGTCCCGAAGATCCGGGTATTTGGAACTATCCGCCGGATACATACCGCAGTAGACCATCGGATTAACCTTCTTGTATCCCGGCAGAGGCTTTGCACACGGGTTTTGTGCATTCGTGACCGTATCGCCCACGCGGGTGTCCTTGACATTCTTAAGGCTGGCGGTAAAATAGCCCACCATGCCCGCGGAGAGCTCTTCACAGGGAATGAACTGGCCCGCTCCGAAATACCCGACTTCCACTACTTCAGCCGTAGCCCCGGTAGCCATCATACGGATCGGCGTTCCCTTGCGGACATTGCCCTCCTTCATTCTGCAAAATACGATGACTCCCTTGTAGGGGTCGTAGAGAGAATCGAAGATCAACGCCTGAAGCGGCGCGTCCGGATCCCCCGCCGGTGCAGGAATCTTCTCCACAATCTGCTCCAGCACCTGACCCACATTCAACCCGGTCTTCGCAGAGATCTGCGGCGCGTCCTGGGCCTCAATTCCAATCACATCTTCAATCTCCTCGATCACGCGCTCCGGCTCCGCGCTCGGCAGATCCACCTTATTGATCACCGGAATCACGTCCAGATCATGGTCCAGAGCCAGGTACACATTCGCCAGCGTCTGCGCCTCCACTCCCTGGGCCGCGTCCACCACCAGGATTGCTCCGTCGCACGCCGCCAGGCTCCGGGAAACCTCATAATTAAAGTCCACATGTCCCGGCGTGTCGATCAGATTGAAAATATACTCCTCGCCGTTTTTCGCCTTATATACCGTGCGGACCGCCTGAGACTTGATCGTGATTCCTCTCTCCCGCTCAAGCTCCATATTGTCCAACACCTGGGACTGCATCTCACGGCTGGTGAGGAGTCCGGTCATCTCGATAATCCGGTCTGCAAGCGTAGATTTCCCATGATCGATATGCGCAATAATACAAAAATTCCGAATCTTCTTCTGATCCATATGCATAATCAAAAAACTCCTTATCTGTCATTTCTATATTGTTCTATCCTCTTCCCGCGCTGTACTGTACCAGAAAAAGTTCCACCGAAAGCGTGTCCCCGATCTGCCCGGTCTTTACGCTCTCCTCACTTTCCACTCCGGCTTCCACGATCTGACGCAGCTCTTCCCCGCTAAAGGCTTTGGCCTGGGCGCGGTATTTCCCTATCAGGAACGGCATAATCCCTGCCTTCGCCGCCATCTCCTTCGGCGGATATCCCAGGCGTTCCATCTCTTTGATCTCCATCAGAATCCGGAATTGCCGGGTCAGGAGATACAGGATCCGCATCGGGGGCTCCTTTAACGCCAGAAGATCATAGTAATAATCCAGCGCCTTCCTCTGCTCCTTGCCTGCGACCGCGTCCACCATATCGAAAATATGGTTCGTGATCTGGGTCGTGCAGATCGCGTCGATATCCGCCACGGTCACTTCCGTATGATGCATGGCATAGCAGAGCAGCTTCTCCAGTTCCTTCTGGACATTCTCCATATCGTTTCCCACTTTGCCCAGAAAATACCGTGCAGCAGACTCTGTCATCACCTGATTCTCTTTTTTCACGTTCCCGAGGATCCACCTGACAAGCGTCCGCTCGTCCTGCCGGCTAAGCTCCACAATGCGGCCCTTGTCCTTGACTGCTTTATAGAGCTTTCCCCTCTTGTCAATCTCTTCTTCCACAAAGATCATGTACGTGGTCTCCGGCATCTCCTTCACATACCCGGCAAGCTCCGGCGATGCATTTTTGAAAAATCCCGTATTCTCCAGCACGATCAGCCTGCGCTCGGCAAAAAACGGCATCGTCTCGGCCAGGTCGATCACCTCGCGGGGATTCGTATTCTTCCCCTCAAAATACGTGTAATTCATGGTATCGCCTTCCGGCACCATCGCTTTTACGAACCTGTCCTTATACTGCTTTTTCAGGTACCCCTCCTCGCCGCAGAGCAGATAAATCTTCTTAAATTGTCCTGTTTTCAAATCTTCATTTAAACTTTTCATGGTCTCAGTATACAATATTTCTTTCCGTCTGTACACAATTTTACAGCATTTCCGTCCTTCGTATTATATAAGGTAACGCTCCAATTTGCAAGTCTTTCCAGCACATCCGGATGCGGGTGTCCGTAGCGATTTTTCTTTCCGGCCGAGATCCATGCGGCATCAGGCCGTACTGTCTCCAAAAGTTCCCCGCTTGTGGCGAACTTAGAGCCATGATGCCCAACTTTGAGCAACTCATACGAATCCGGCATCTCTCCTGCCTCTTTGAGCGCCTTAAGCTCCGCTATAAAGGCTGCCTCCCCCTCTTTTTCCAGATCTCCGGTAAACAGCATGTCAAATTCTCCGTAGGTAAGGCTTAAAACCATGGAGGCCTCATTTCCTGAGAACTCACCCTTTGGCCACAGGCAGGAAATCGTCAGTTCCCCCTCCGCCAGACTTTGCCCCGGCCCTGCCACGCAAACGCGGGTCCCCGCCTCCCCTGCGAGCTTTGCCAGTTCTGTCAGTTTCTCGTCCCACACCTCCCCCGGCGGCAGGATCAGATTCCGAATCCTGACTCCTACCAGTTTCCGGGAAAGCATCTCCATGATTCCGCTTAAATGGTCAATATCTCCGTGGGAAATCCATACATAGTCCACACTTCCCACGCCCTGAGATTTTAAAAATGGTTCGATCCGGTATTTTCCGACCTGATCCACCCCGCTGCTTCCCCCGTCGATCAAGTAGGTGCCTCCTTCGGGCCCGCGAATGAAAAAACTATCTCCCTGATCCACGTTCAGCATAACGATTTCCAGATTTCTGCAATCCGTTCGCGAAACGGTCAGCACCACCACACCGCAGAGCATCAGCCCTCCGGCGAGCAGGCTTAATCTTCTTCCGTTTTTTTGAAAGCTGTTTTGCCCTCTTCTTCTTTTTACATTCTTCTGCTGCCGTCGTGTCCTTCTAAAAAGCAACACCGCAGCCAGCATGAATCCGATATAACCTGCGATCTGTAAGGCCCCCGGCCGGCCGGTCACCCACCTTGCCCCGGGAAGAGACAAAATCCATTCGGCACCTTTATAATAGAACTCCATTCCCAGGGCAACTATCTTAAAGACCAGCGCGGCGCCACTGTGTAAACCCTTTCCTGCTATTTCCAAGAAAGCACCGCTTGCTCTACCTGCCAGAAACCCTGCCGCACTCCCCAACAGGACTCCGCCAATCCCGCACGCAAAAATCACAGACGCCAAAGGAATGGCCACCAGGTTCCACACAAGAGAATACGGACACACCTCATAATAATAAAATAACAGAATTGGCAGAAGAACGATCTGAACTGCCAAAGGCATTCGCAGGCTCTTCTTTATTTTCAGCCAGACGGCCTTCCCTTTTGGCAGCTTTCCTGCCGGATCATTTCCGATTTCTTCCACCCCATCTTCCGTTCCCAGCATCGAACCCAGCCCATAAATTCCCAAAATAGCGCCATAAGACAACTGGAATCCGGTATCCAAAAGGGAGAGCGGATTCGTAAGAAGTGCCGCCAGCGCCGCCACCGAAAGTGCTGTCACGCCATCATACTCCCTGCCCGTCACATACGCTCCCATGCGAAGCAAAAACATCAGAACTGCGCGGACCGCTGAAACGCTTGCCCCCGTCATGATCACATAAAAGCACATCACTATACTTCCCACGACCGCTGCCGGAGGGACCGGGCTGCCAAACCTGCGAAGCAGCCGATAAAGCCCCATTCCCAGAAATGACACATGAAGCCCGGAAATGGCCAGAATATGCCCGATCCCGCTTTTCTGATACAGTTCTTTTTCCTGGATTCTTTCGATAACGATCTCCCCAAACGGGGCTTCCTCCTCTTCGCCCGAAGTCATCTTACTTCCCAGCAGCATGGAGCACAGGACCCTGCCTTTCTCTTCCCCTAAGTATTGCAAGATGACGGTCTGCGCATACCTCTTTAAGCTCCACAAATGTTCGCGAAGGACATTCGCGTCCCCAGAGGTCTGCCGAATCCTGGCCTCATAAAAAGCAGCATAGGTTCTCTGTTTCTGCTGATAAAATTTCTGATCGAAATTACCCGGATTCGATGCCTCCTCAAAAAAAGAAACCTTGCCGCAAAGCTGCACATACTGGCCAATCTTTGGCACCTCCTCCGTTTCCACGTAGGCGGTCACCCTCTCCTTTTCCACCTCTTCCTCCCCAATCCGAAGCCGATCCAGATACAAGAGTGTCTCCTTCCCATTCCAATCTTTTTTGAAAATCCTCCCCCTGATCTCAGATGTCTCCCCTTCTGCAAGCAGCGTCTCGCACCTGGATCTTGCCAGCGCGGGAAATGCTTTTTCCCCCAACACTGCATACAGAATGCATATAAAAATCACCAGGCCTGTTAAGACCTGGCATACATATCTTTTTTTCAACCGGTTATTCTTCCTCCACAATATCAAGGTTCCTGCTCAGAGGTTTCTTCAGATCCACACTGTTCTGATACATGATATTGCTGTCCCCGTTAATGGCAATCTGCACTCTTCCCGCCGCGCCGCTCTCCGTCACGGAATTCACGATCGAATAAATGATGATCTCGGGCTTTACGCCCACCGCAGCATTCTGGAGTCCTTCATCAAAATTCAGATAGCACACGCCGTCCTTTAACGACACGCCAAGGAGCTTCGTCCCTTTGGGAATCGTCTGCAAAAACTCTTCCCCCACGCCTTTCATGAGCTTCTCCACAATCAGCCGCTCCTTAGACGTATTACTATTATAGCGGACTCTCACCTTCTTCGGTACCAGAGTGTCCCCCTTCTTGCCCGCAAAATATAATGTCAGCTCCGTCTCCTGGAAGGAATTGATGGAAGACCCTGTATTCTGCACAAAATCCTCCGCCTGAAAATAGCCGTACACTTCTCCGTCCTGATTGGCAAGTGGATTCCCGTCCACATAGATGGATACCAGATCCACGCCCTCGATCTGTGTCAGCGTGCGCACCAGCGCTGCGCGGCACAACACCTCTTGTACCACGTTCATCTTCCCATACGCTTCATTAAAATACAGGCTCAGCTTTTCGTCCTCCAGGACCATATCCAAAAGCTCGACTCCCTTGGGGATCGACGGCTGCCCTTCCTTGGCGTCGTCGCTCACCTTCAGCCTTCCGATCATATCCCGGACTGCCTTATTCGCATCGCCGATTTCTTTCGTGTAGGCCACCTCAAGAAGTGCCGTTCCTTCAGTATTTACATGGTAAATCTTATATTTGGCATCTACCGGTTCTTCTTTCGCTTCGCAGGCCGATAACCCAAAGCTCAAAAGAAGCACTACGGCAATCGTACAAAAAACCGTCCTTTTCTTCATAGGATCACTTCTTTCTATTTCGCAATATAATTCAGCGGTATACGTACATTGAAGGTCGTGCCCTCTCCCGGTTCACTGTATACCTTGATGGCGCCCCGGTGCATAACGACCGCATTTCTGGCAATGGAAAGTCCAAGGCCTGTTCCTCCGATCTCACGGGAATGTGACTTGTCCACACGATAGAACCGTTCAAAAATGTTGTCCATCTCCTCTTTGGGAATCCCGATCCCCGAATCCTCCACTTTCAGATAAAAATACTTATGGTCGGCATTTAATGTCACCTGGACCCGGCCGCCCTCCTTGTTGTATTTGATCGCATTTTCCACAAGATTCGTGATGACAAGCGCCATCTTCACCTCATCGACCTCCGCCGTCACCGGACGAAAGCTCTCAAATATCAATTCAATATTCCGCTTTGCCGCCAGGGGCCTGAGCCTTTTTAAAATACGCTCCACCAGTTCATTGATATCCCGGCTCTCCACGCTTAGATTGCTTCCCTTTTTATCCAGCTTCACCAGCTCCAGAAGGTCGTTGATGATCTTATTCTCCCGCTCGATCTCTTCCGATACGTCTCCCATAAATTCCCGATACAATTCTACCGGCGCCTCCGGCTGGGCAAGAAGCGAATCTGCCAGCACCTTTACCGACGCCAGCGGCGTTTTCAGCTCGTGTGACACATTCGATACAAATTCCTCCCGGGAAGCATCGATCACCCGATACCTGGAC of Roseburia hominis contains these proteins:
- a CDS encoding GerMN domain-containing protein — protein: MKKRTVFCTIAVVLLLSFGLSACEAKEEPVDAKYKIYHVNTEGTALLEVAYTKEIGDANKAVRDMIGRLKVSDDAKEGQPSIPKGVELLDMVLEDEKLSLYFNEAYGKMNVVQEVLCRAALVRTLTQIEGVDLVSIYVDGNPLANQDGEVYGYFQAEDFVQNTGSSINSFQETELTLYFAGKKGDTLVPKKVRVRYNSNTSKERLIVEKLMKGVGEEFLQTIPKGTKLLGVSLKDGVCYLNFDEGLQNAAVGVKPEIIIYSIVNSVTESGAAGRVQIAINGDSNIMYQNSVDLKKPLSRNLDIVEEE
- a CDS encoding ComEC/Rec2 family competence protein; protein product: MKKRYVCQVLTGLVIFICILYAVLGEKAFPALARSRCETLLAEGETSEIRGRIFKKDWNGKETLLYLDRLRIGEEEVEKERVTAYVETEEVPKIGQYVQLCGKVSFFEEASNPGNFDQKFYQQKQRTYAAFYEARIRQTSGDANVLREHLWSLKRYAQTVILQYLGEEKGRVLCSMLLGSKMTSGEEEEAPFGEIVIERIQEKELYQKSGIGHILAISGLHVSFLGMGLYRLLRRFGSPVPPAAVVGSIVMCFYVIMTGASVSAVRAVLMFLLRMGAYVTGREYDGVTALSVAALAALLTNPLSLLDTGFQLSYGAILGIYGLGSMLGTEDGVEEIGNDPAGKLPKGKAVWLKIKKSLRMPLAVQIVLLPILLFYYYEVCPYSLVWNLVAIPLASVIFACGIGGVLLGSAAGFLAGRASGAFLEIAGKGLHSGAALVFKIVALGMEFYYKGAEWILSLPGARWVTGRPGALQIAGYIGFMLAAVLLFRRTRRQQKNVKRRRGQNSFQKNGRRLSLLAGGLMLCGVVVLTVSRTDCRNLEIVMLNVDQGDSFFIRGPEGGTYLIDGGSSGVDQVGKYRIEPFLKSQGVGSVDYVWISHGDIDHLSGIMEMLSRKLVGVRIRNLILPPGEVWDEKLTELAKLAGEAGTRVCVAGPGQSLAEGELTISCLWPKGEFSGNEASMVLSLTYGEFDMLFTGDLEKEGEAAFIAELKALKEAGEMPDSYELLKVGHHGSKFATSGELLETVRPDAAWISAGKKNRYGHPHPDVLERLANWSVTLYNTKDGNAVKLCTDGKKYCILRP
- the holA gene encoding DNA polymerase III subunit delta; the protein is MKSLNEDLKTGQFKKIYLLCGEEGYLKKQYKDRFVKAMVPEGDTMNYTYFEGKNTNPREVIDLAETMPFFAERRLIVLENTGFFKNASPELAGYVKEMPETTYMIFVEEEIDKRGKLYKAVKDKGRIVELSRQDERTLVRWILGNVKKENQVMTESAARYFLGKVGNDMENVQKELEKLLCYAMHHTEVTVADIDAICTTQITNHIFDMVDAVAGKEQRKALDYYYDLLALKEPPMRILYLLTRQFRILMEIKEMERLGYPPKEMAAKAGIMPFLIGKYRAQAKAFSGEELRQIVEAGVESEESVKTGQIGDTLSVELFLVQYSAGRG
- the lepA gene encoding translation elongation factor 4, giving the protein MMHMDQKKIRNFCIIAHIDHGKSTLADRIIEMTGLLTSREMQSQVLDNMELERERGITIKSQAVRTVYKAKNGEEYIFNLIDTPGHVDFNYEVSRSLAACDGAILVVDAAQGVEAQTLANVYLALDHDLDVIPVINKVDLPSAEPERVIEEIEDVIGIEAQDAPQISAKTGLNVGQVLEQIVEKIPAPAGDPDAPLQALIFDSLYDPYKGVIVFCRMKEGNVRKGTPIRMMATGATAEVVEVGYFGAGQFIPCEELSAGMVGYFTASLKNVKDTRVGDTVTNAQNPCAKPLPGYKKVNPMVYCGMYPADSSKYPDLRDALEKLQLNDAALQFEPETSLALGFGFRCGFLGLLHLEIIQERLEREYNLDLVTTAPGVIYKVHKTNGEVIELTNPSNLPDPAEIEYMEEPLVKAEIMVTSEFIGAIMDLCQERRGIYQGMEYIEETRAVLRYHLPLNEIIYDFFDALKSRSRGYASFDYELLGYERSELVKLDILINREEVDALSFIVFAGSAYERGRKMCEKLKEEIPRQLFEIPIQAAIGSKIIARETVKALRKDVLAKCYGGDITRKKKLLEKQKEGKKRMRQVGSVEIPQKAFMSVLKLDDK